One region of Armigeres subalbatus isolate Guangzhou_Male chromosome 3, GZ_Asu_2, whole genome shotgun sequence genomic DNA includes:
- the LOC134220489 gene encoding putative polypeptide N-acetylgalactosaminyltransferase 9 yields MIRVNELNVSVLFWIVISLGVVTLFGLSSRVSTHQSRANEAQGAGIDHIMGRKRPTRPGDMGATVTLGSTDAVMGDLVEAGYNMQGFNQVLSDLISVRRSLPDYRDDWCKESGRFLDDLPETSIVIVFYNEAWSVLVRTVHSILDRSPPHLVKEIVLVDDFSYLPHTKTQLDDYFEPFPKVRILRATERQGLIRAKLLGAWNTTAQIITFLDAHVECEVGWLEPLLDQVTRNPKTIAIPSMDWIHGDTMELDTQLSQHLYGKFDWLGNFQWELRRERKEKAENPMEPFHTPVMPGGLFSINRTFFAHLGWYDEGFELYGGEHFELSFKTWMCGGSMHIVPCSRVAHVQKRKHPYVSESSDDVIKRNMVRVAEVWMDEFALYYYEYLGGPKNRGDFGDVSSRKQLRQRLNCKSFRWYMENVFPEQFDPAKAVARGEFRSAVDEANQCLDWPLSDDDEFGVSGCHGHGHHQMWYFSSEGEITRKDHCLDYNGKLLIMTRCHRMKGNQWWEYAENKKHVKHVRTNRCLELSEKKLKMEKCCDFNLGQQWIIQNYNASNLKSQHYYSSNYL; encoded by the exons ATGATTCGG GTCAATGAGTTGAACGTTAGCGTTCTTTTTTGGATCGTGATATCCCTGGGGGTTGTGACACTATTCGGACTAAGTAGCAGAGTATCCACGCACCAGAGCAGAGCAAATGAAGCTCAAGGTGCTGGTATCGATCACATCATGGGAAGGAAAAGACCCACGCGCCCGGGAGATATGGGAGCTACCGTAACGCTTGGGAGCACAGACGCAGTGATGGGAGACTTGGTGGAGGCAGGTTACAACATGCAGGGCTTCAATCAGGTACTTTCGGACTTGATATCAGTGCGACGAAGTCTTCCGGACTATCGCGATGACTGGTGCAAAGAGTCAGGTCGGTTTCTGGATGATCTTCCCGAGACCTCGATCGTGATTGTGTTCTACAATGAAGCATGGTCAGTATTGGTCCGAACTGTTCATTCGATCCTGGACCGGTCCCCACCTCATCTAGTGAAGGAAATTGTACTCGTGGATGATTTCTCATACCTTC CGCACACGAAAACCCAGTTGGATGATTACTTTGAACCGTTTCCAAAGGTACGAATTCTGCGAGCTACAGAGAGACAGGGTCTGATTCGAGCAAAGCTACTTGGAGCATGGAACACGACAGCCCAAATCATAACATTTCTGGATGCTCACGTTGAGTGCGAAGTTg GTTGGTTAGAGCCTCTTCTGGATCAAGTCACCCGTAACCCAAAAACCATTGCAATTCCTTCGATGGACTGGATCCACGGTGATACAATGGAACTGGATACCCAACTGTCGCAGCATCTGTATGGGAAATTCGACTGGCTGGGAAATTTCCAATGGGAACTTCGAAGGGAGCGGAAAGAAAAGGCCGAAAATCCGATGGAACCGTTTCACACTCCGGTGATGCCTGGAGGCTTGTTCAGTATCAACAGAACATTCTTCGCCCATTTAGGTTGGTACGATGAGGGATTCGAATTGTACGGGGGAGAACATTTTGAGCTGTCTTTCAAGACGTGGATGTGCGGCGGTTCAATGCATATCGTTCCTTGCTCGAGGGTAGCGCATGTCCAAAAACGGAAGCATCCTTACGTGTCG GAAAGCTCGGATGACGTGATTAAACGCAACATGGTTCGTGTAGCGGAAGTTTGGATGGACGAATTCGCCTTGTACTATTATGAATACCTCGGGGGACCCAAGAACCGTGGAGACTTTGGAGACGTGTCTTCACGAAAACAACTGAGACAGCGATTGAACTGCAAATCTTTCCGTTGGTATATGGAGAATGTATTTCCGGAGCAGTTCGATCCGGCAAAGGCTGTGGCGCGAGGGGAGTTCAGAAGTGCAGTGGATGAAGCCAATCAGTGCCTCGATTGGCCGCTTTCGGACGATGACGAATTTGGCGTTAGTGGGTGCCATGGTCATGGGCACCATCAAATGTGGTATTTCTCGAGTGAGGGAGAGATTActcgcaaggatcattgtttgGATTACAACGGAAAGCTATTGATAATGACACGTTGCCATCGGATGAAGGGCAACCAATGGTGGGAGTATGCAGAAAATAAGAAACATGTGAAGCACGTGCGTACCAATCGATGCCTGGAGTTGAGTGAGAAGAAGCTGAAAATGGaaaaatgttgtgattttaatttAGGGCAACAGTGGATAATTCAGAATTACAATGCAAGCAATTTGAAAAGTCAACATTATTATTCAAGTAATTATTTGTAG